The Actinomycetes bacterium genome has a segment encoding these proteins:
- a CDS encoding methyltransferase domain-containing protein, producing MTAAEQWADELAAWRIDPEILAAAPESPYGFPPALFAPRDDVGSPLLDLTRAALPPGGTVLDVGAGAGAGSLGLGEAVGRVHAVDSQPSMLRALEATAAERGVPVTTYDGVWPDVAATVPVCDVVVCAHVVYNVPDLVPFVTALTRHARRLVVVEMTGAHPLVRLGPMWEAVHGQSRPRGPTAELAMAVLRESGIAPTVAEVVRDPAVRAGALREAWVDFTRRQLCLPPERRAEVERLMERHPPTPRRSVILSWPGGAAG from the coding sequence ATGACCGCCGCGGAGCAGTGGGCCGACGAGCTCGCCGCGTGGCGGATCGACCCGGAGATCCTGGCGGCCGCTCCCGAGTCGCCCTACGGCTTCCCGCCCGCGCTGTTCGCACCGAGGGACGACGTCGGGTCACCGCTGCTCGACCTGACCCGGGCCGCGCTGCCGCCCGGCGGCACCGTGCTGGACGTCGGTGCCGGCGCCGGGGCGGGCAGCCTCGGCCTCGGCGAGGCCGTCGGCCGGGTCCACGCCGTCGACTCGCAACCGTCGATGCTGCGCGCTCTCGAGGCGACGGCGGCCGAGCGCGGGGTCCCGGTGACGACGTACGACGGGGTCTGGCCCGACGTCGCCGCCACCGTCCCGGTGTGCGACGTCGTCGTGTGCGCGCACGTTGTCTACAACGTTCCCGACCTCGTGCCGTTCGTGACGGCGCTGACCCGGCACGCCCGTCGCCTGGTGGTCGTCGAGATGACGGGCGCCCACCCGCTGGTGCGGCTGGGCCCGATGTGGGAGGCGGTCCACGGGCAGTCGAGGCCCCGCGGCCCGACCGCCGAGCTGGCGATGGCGGTCCTGCGCGAGTCCGGCATCGCACCGACGGTGGCCGAGGTGGTGCGCGACCCGGCGGTGCGCGCCGGGGCGCTGCGCGAGGCGTGGGTGGACTTCACCCGGCGGCAGCTGTGCCTGCCGCCGGAGCGGCGGGCCGAGGTCGAGCGATTGATGGAAAGGCACCCGCCGACGCCGCGGCGGTCCGTCATCCTGTCCTGGCCGGGCGGCGCCGCGGGCTGA